One window of Candidatus Aegiribacteria sp. genomic DNA carries:
- a CDS encoding trimethylamine methyltransferase family protein yields the protein MRPVLRLLSDELIERIISEARDILCDLGVEIHNDGVLSMLSDHGATVGMRENHVFLTPDIIDKALETAPDSVELYDVMGRQTHDLRDHNVYFTPGSAAINILDPSSGEIRKPSTADYVDYAKLMSGLDNIASQSTAFIPADVHERISDSYRLFLSLLYCEKPVVTGAFTIDAFNVMKDLQLAIRGSRDALKKRPLTIFSCCPTAPLKWSDVTSQNLVDCANHFIPVEYISMPLSGFMAPVTLVGSIVQHAAETLSGVVLSQLTQPGTPIIYGGSPAAFDVRYETTPMGAVETQMIDCANNEIGKYLNLPTQAYIALSDAKQLDAQAGLETSMGATLAALSGINSISGPGMLDFESCQSLEKLVVDNEICGMTLRLTRGIEPKEDFPSIPIFEELLRDKHLLIANHTRKYLHDEHYFPGAVIDRANSSRWMEEGSLSIGDRAKMEIERLLKAWKPTELPDDVLAEMTGLMKKEAAKYGMDSLPHEDL from the coding sequence GCGGGACATCCTGTGCGATCTGGGTGTAGAGATTCATAATGACGGTGTTCTTTCGATGCTCTCTGATCATGGCGCTACAGTAGGCATGAGGGAAAATCATGTGTTTCTCACTCCTGACATCATAGATAAAGCCCTTGAGACAGCGCCGGATTCGGTTGAACTATACGATGTCATGGGCAGGCAAACACACGATCTGAGGGATCATAATGTTTACTTCACACCTGGTTCAGCTGCGATTAATATCCTTGATCCTTCAAGCGGTGAGATCAGGAAACCGTCAACCGCCGATTATGTAGATTACGCGAAGTTGATGAGTGGACTGGATAATATCGCCTCTCAGAGTACAGCGTTCATTCCAGCGGATGTTCACGAGAGGATATCGGACAGCTACAGGCTTTTCCTGAGCCTTCTGTACTGCGAAAAACCTGTGGTAACGGGCGCTTTTACAATTGACGCATTTAACGTGATGAAAGATTTGCAGCTTGCCATCCGCGGATCGAGAGATGCGCTGAAGAAAAGACCACTTACGATATTCTCATGCTGCCCGACCGCTCCTTTGAAATGGAGCGACGTCACTTCTCAGAACCTGGTCGATTGCGCGAACCACTTCATACCTGTTGAATACATTTCGATGCCGCTTTCGGGTTTCATGGCTCCAGTGACACTGGTTGGATCCATTGTTCAGCATGCTGCCGAGACATTAAGCGGTGTTGTCCTGAGCCAACTTACACAACCGGGAACTCCGATCATTTACGGCGGTTCACCCGCCGCGTTTGATGTGAGGTACGAGACCACGCCTATGGGAGCTGTTGAAACGCAGATGATAGACTGCGCAAATAACGAGATCGGTAAGTATTTGAATCTTCCCACCCAGGCTTACATTGCCCTGAGCGACGCGAAGCAGCTGGATGCTCAGGCGGGTCTTGAAACCTCGATGGGGGCGACCCTTGCTGCTCTGTCCGGCATAAACAGCATATCCGGGCCCGGAATGCTTGATTTTGAAAGCTGCCAGAGCCTTGAAAAACTGGTTGTTGATAACGAGATCTGCGGGATGACACTCAGGCTGACCAGGGGAATAGAACCGAAGGAAGATTTTCCCTCCATACCGATCTTCGAGGAACTTCTGCGGGACAAGCATCTTCTGATTGCCAACCATACAAGAAAGTACCTCCATGATGAGCATTATTTCCCGGGGGCTGTAATTGACCGTGCGAACAGTTCAAGGTGGATGGAAGAGGGGAGCCTTAGCATCGGCGATAGGGCGAAAATGGAGATCGAAAGACTGCTGAAAGCATGGAAGCCCACAGAGCTGCCTGATGATGTTCTTGCGGAAATGACCGGACTAATGAAAAAGGAAGCCGCAAAGTACGGCATGGATTCACTTCCACATGAGGATTTATGA
- a CDS encoding corrinoid protein: MELLNQISFNLQGGFDEIVVKLTKDAVEKQIPPSEILDNGLIAGMNIVGEKFKNHEIFLPDVLLAARAMNGAMEVLKPLLIKDGIPIKGKVVIGSVKDDLHDIGKNLVGILLKGAGFEVIDLGNDVPAEKFIRVAREENAHVIGMSALLTTTMQTMKKVVDLAKAEGLYGKIKIMVGGAPVSKEYALEIGADAYSYDGANAVETVESFFR, from the coding sequence ATGGAACTTCTTAATCAGATATCTTTCAATCTGCAGGGTGGTTTTGATGAGATTGTTGTCAAACTCACAAAAGACGCTGTTGAGAAACAGATACCGCCAAGTGAAATACTGGATAATGGCCTAATTGCCGGAATGAATATCGTTGGCGAGAAATTCAAGAACCATGAAATTTTCCTTCCCGATGTCCTTCTTGCCGCAAGAGCGATGAACGGGGCAATGGAGGTACTGAAGCCGCTTCTTATCAAGGATGGAATTCCAATAAAGGGAAAAGTAGTGATAGGTTCCGTAAAGGATGATCTGCACGATATCGGAAAGAATCTGGTGGGAATTCTTCTCAAGGGTGCCGGATTTGAAGTCATTGACCTTGGAAACGATGTTCCGGCTGAGAAATTCATCAGAGTTGCCAGAGAAGAAAATGCTCATGTAATCGGAATGTCCGCTCTTCTTACTACAACGATGCAAACAATGAAGAAAGTCGTTGACCTGGCAAAAGCTGAGGGGCTGTACGGTAAAATCAAGATCATGGTGGGAGGGGCACCTGTTTCGAAGGAATACGCTCTTGAAATAGGCGCAGACGCATACAGTTACGACGGTGCAAACGCGGTTGAAACCGTTGAATCGTTTTTCCGGTAA